The Streptomyces europaeiscabiei genome window below encodes:
- a CDS encoding carbohydrate kinase family protein gives MTAFKGERPHRPQVDPLRSLRAPDDPPWDVYLTGTVFLDIIFTGLDSAPVRGTESWARGMGSSPGGVANMATALARLGLKTSLAAAFGDDHYGEYCWDALEQGEGIDLSTSRTVLGWHSPVTVSMAYEGERTMVSHGHAAPPEQSEAENPPHARAAVASLTPGVRAPWIERAASEGTRIFADVGWDETGAWDLAGLADLAHCEAFLPNAQEAMRYTGAECPRAAAHALTDHVPVAVVTLGAEGAYAVDGRTGETAEVPAIAVEAMDPTGAGDVFVAGFVTGTLADWPLADRLAFAGLTAALSVQEFGGSLSAPGWAELAAWWRRVQSLDGQDPAALRRYAFLADLLPKDHVSPWPLRRAVPTIGFRRSA, from the coding sequence GTGACCGCGTTCAAGGGAGAGCGACCGCACCGGCCCCAGGTCGACCCGCTGAGGTCCCTGAGAGCACCGGACGACCCGCCCTGGGACGTCTATCTGACAGGCACCGTCTTCCTCGACATCATCTTCACCGGGCTCGACTCCGCCCCGGTGCGCGGGACCGAGTCCTGGGCACGCGGGATGGGGTCGAGCCCCGGCGGTGTCGCGAACATGGCCACGGCCCTGGCCCGGCTGGGCCTGAAGACCTCCCTCGCGGCGGCCTTCGGCGACGACCACTACGGCGAGTACTGCTGGGACGCCCTGGAGCAGGGCGAGGGCATCGACCTCTCCACCTCCCGTACGGTCCTCGGCTGGCACTCCCCGGTCACGGTCTCCATGGCGTACGAAGGCGAACGCACGATGGTCTCGCACGGCCACGCGGCGCCCCCGGAGCAGTCCGAGGCGGAGAACCCGCCCCACGCCCGCGCCGCCGTCGCCTCCCTCACGCCCGGCGTACGCGCCCCCTGGATCGAGCGGGCCGCGAGCGAGGGCACCCGGATCTTCGCGGACGTCGGCTGGGACGAGACCGGCGCCTGGGACCTGGCGGGGCTCGCCGATCTCGCCCACTGCGAGGCGTTCCTGCCCAACGCGCAGGAGGCGATGCGGTACACCGGCGCGGAGTGCCCCCGGGCCGCCGCCCACGCCCTCACCGACCATGTGCCGGTGGCCGTGGTGACGCTGGGCGCGGAAGGCGCGTACGCGGTGGACGGCAGGACCGGAGAGACGGCGGAGGTGCCGGCGATCGCCGTGGAGGCCATGGACCCGACGGGCGCGGGCGACGTGTTCGTCGCCGGCTTCGTCACCGGCACCCTGGCGGACTGGCCCCTGGCGGACCGGCTGGCCTTCGCGGGCCTGACCGCCGCGCTGTCGGTGCAGGAGTTCGGGGGGTCGTTGTCCGCTCCCGGCTGGGCCGAGCTCGCCGCGTGGTGGCGCCGGGTGCAGTCCCTGGACGGCCAGGACCCCGCGGCCCTGCGCCGGTACGCCTTCCTCGCGGACCTCCTCCCGAAGGACCACGTCAGCCCCTGGCCGCTGCGCCGGGCAGTCCCCACGATCGGCTTCCGCCGCTCCGCCTGA
- a CDS encoding MFS transporter: MSPRTTTPPWPLVALFTAGYLAAYLLPTTVGRLDAALPLTTTEAGAVGSALLLGSATAGFTLAAHVARLGPRRLARVGLLLAAAGYGTAALTTALPAVVAGAVLGGFGSGTATAVAATGIAAQSDPHRVSTQGLLSVSALAGTLYLTIPRLGPGHGLPLAALALAALLTLPATARLAAPVATTHVARERGPLPHLRHGITLAVTLALWSLAQNSLWGVSGRIGTTQAGLTEVTVGAVFATALGAGLLGVIGASALGARFGRALPIGAGTALIAGCIALSATARDLPTFATGEIAWNTLYPVVLSYLIGLAASLDPRGRWAVLVGSASSLGTAAGPLVGSLLAAHVGYPAMGALLAVGLLLITGPMTRVALRTTTPTTEHARYREQATAEQPQYRPAA; the protein is encoded by the coding sequence GTGTCCCCCCGCACCACCACCCCACCCTGGCCCCTCGTCGCCCTTTTCACGGCCGGGTATCTCGCCGCGTACCTCCTGCCCACCACCGTGGGCAGACTCGACGCGGCCCTCCCCCTCACCACCACCGAGGCGGGCGCCGTCGGCAGTGCCCTGCTGCTGGGTTCGGCCACGGCGGGCTTCACGCTCGCCGCCCACGTGGCACGGCTCGGCCCCCGCCGCCTCGCCCGCGTGGGCCTGCTGCTCGCCGCCGCCGGCTACGGCACCGCCGCGCTCACCACGGCCCTCCCCGCGGTGGTCGCGGGCGCGGTCCTCGGCGGCTTCGGCTCCGGTACGGCGACCGCCGTGGCCGCGACCGGCATCGCCGCGCAGAGCGACCCGCACCGGGTGTCCACGCAGGGCCTGCTGAGCGTCTCGGCGCTGGCCGGCACGCTGTATCTGACGATCCCCCGGCTGGGCCCCGGCCACGGCCTCCCACTCGCCGCCCTCGCCCTCGCGGCCCTGCTCACCCTCCCGGCGACGGCCCGTCTCGCGGCCCCGGTGGCAACGACCCACGTCGCCCGTGAACGGGGCCCGCTGCCCCACCTCCGCCACGGCATCACCCTCGCCGTCACGCTCGCCCTGTGGTCCCTGGCGCAGAACTCCCTCTGGGGTGTCAGCGGCCGGATCGGCACCACCCAGGCCGGGCTCACCGAGGTCACCGTCGGCGCGGTCTTCGCGACGGCGCTCGGCGCGGGCCTGCTCGGGGTGATCGGGGCGAGTGCGCTGGGCGCGCGCTTCGGCCGCGCGCTCCCCATCGGCGCCGGCACGGCGCTCATCGCCGGCTGCATCGCGCTCAGCGCCACCGCGAGGGACCTGCCGACGTTCGCGACGGGCGAGATCGCCTGGAACACCCTCTACCCGGTCGTCCTGTCGTACCTCATCGGCCTCGCCGCCTCCCTCGACCCGCGCGGCCGCTGGGCGGTCCTCGTCGGCTCCGCGTCCTCGCTCGGCACGGCCGCCGGCCCCCTCGTCGGCAGCCTGCTCGCCGCCCATGTCGGCTACCCGGCGATGGGCGCGCTCCTGGCCGTGGGCCTCCTCCTCATCACGGGCCCCATGACCCGGGTGGCCCTGCGCACGACCACACCCACGACGGAGCACGCCCGCTACCGGGAGCAGGCGACCGCCGAGCAGCCGCAGTACCGCCCGGCGGCCTGA
- a CDS encoding adenosine deaminase: MSLPKAELHLHIEGTLEPELAFALAARNGVALPYADTEELRKAYEFEDLQSFLNLYYELMAVLRTEQDFADLADAYLARAAAQGVRHAEIFFDPQAHIARGVGMGTIVEGLWRALRRSEETHGVSTQLIMCFLRDESAASALDTLEAAKPYLDRIVGIGLDSAEVGHPPAKFREVYEAAAALGLRRVAHAGEEGPPEYITEALDVLGVERVDHGLRCMEDPALVERLVRDRVPLTLCPLSNVRLRTVDTLADHPLPAMLDAGLLCTVNSDDPAYFGGYAGDNFDAVRQRLGLGEDRLRELARNSFTASFLEHDEERRARYLAEVDAYEFG; the protein is encoded by the coding sequence ATGTCCCTCCCCAAAGCTGAACTGCACCTGCACATCGAAGGAACCCTGGAGCCGGAGCTGGCGTTCGCGCTGGCCGCCCGGAACGGGGTCGCGCTGCCGTACGCGGACACGGAGGAGCTCCGCAAGGCGTACGAGTTCGAGGATCTGCAGTCCTTCCTGAACCTGTACTACGAGCTGATGGCCGTGCTCCGCACCGAACAGGACTTCGCGGACCTCGCCGACGCCTATCTGGCCCGCGCCGCCGCCCAGGGCGTACGGCACGCGGAGATCTTCTTCGATCCGCAGGCCCACATCGCGCGGGGCGTCGGGATGGGGACGATCGTCGAGGGGCTGTGGCGGGCACTGCGGAGGAGCGAGGAGACACACGGGGTCTCCACTCAGCTGATCATGTGCTTTCTGCGGGACGAGTCCGCGGCGTCGGCCCTCGACACCCTGGAGGCCGCGAAGCCGTACCTCGACCGGATCGTCGGGATCGGGCTGGACTCGGCCGAGGTCGGGCATCCGCCGGCCAAGTTCCGTGAGGTGTACGAGGCGGCCGCCGCGCTGGGCCTGCGGCGCGTCGCGCACGCGGGGGAGGAAGGGCCGCCGGAGTACATCACCGAGGCCCTCGACGTCCTCGGTGTCGAACGTGTCGACCACGGACTGAGGTGCATGGAGGACCCCGCCCTCGTCGAGCGGCTGGTGCGGGACCGCGTCCCGCTGACGCTGTGCCCGCTGTCGAACGTCCGGCTGCGGACCGTCGACACCCTCGCCGACCACCCGCTGCCCGCCATGCTCGACGCGGGCCTGCTCTGCACGGTCAACTCCGACGACCCGGCCTACTTCGGCGGGTACGCCGGAGACAACTTCGACGCCGTCCGGCAGCGGCTCGGCCTGGGCGAGGACCGGCTGCGCGAACTGGCCCGCAACTCGTTCACCGCGTCCTTCCTGGAACACGACGAGGAGCGGCGGGCCCGGTACCTCGCCGAGGTGGACGCGTACGAGTTCGGGTGA
- a CDS encoding ribonuclease Z: MSVRELVVLGTASQVPTRHRNHNGYLLRWDAEGLLFDPGEGTQRQMLRAGVAAHDLNRICVTHFHGDHSLGLAGVIQRINLDRVPHDVTAHYPRSGQRFFDRLRYATAYRETVPLIEAPVDGEGGALAAGPSYALDARRLSHPVESYGYRLVEPDGRRMLPERLAERGIKGPDIGRLQREGAIDGVRLDDVSEVRRGQRFAFVMDTRLCDGVYALADAADMLVIESTFLDEDVQLAVDHGHLTAGQAASVARECGVRHLVLTHFSQRYSEPAEFERQARAAGFEGELTVAHDLMRVALPKRR, translated from the coding sequence GTGTCCGTACGTGAACTGGTGGTCCTCGGCACCGCCAGCCAGGTCCCGACCCGGCACCGCAACCACAACGGCTATCTGCTGCGCTGGGACGCGGAAGGACTGCTCTTCGACCCGGGCGAGGGCACCCAGCGGCAGATGCTGCGCGCCGGGGTCGCCGCGCACGACCTGAACCGCATATGTGTCACCCATTTCCACGGGGACCACTCGCTGGGGCTGGCCGGGGTGATCCAGCGGATCAACCTCGACCGTGTGCCCCACGACGTCACCGCGCACTACCCGCGCTCCGGGCAGCGGTTCTTCGACCGGCTGCGGTACGCCACCGCGTACCGGGAGACGGTCCCGCTGATCGAGGCACCGGTCGACGGGGAGGGCGGGGCGCTGGCCGCCGGGCCGTCGTACGCGCTCGACGCGCGGAGGCTCTCGCACCCCGTCGAGTCGTACGGGTACCGGCTCGTCGAGCCCGACGGGCGGCGGATGCTGCCCGAGCGGCTCGCCGAGCGCGGGATCAAGGGGCCGGACATCGGGCGGCTCCAGCGGGAGGGCGCGATCGACGGCGTCCGTCTCGACGACGTCAGCGAGGTGCGGCGCGGACAGCGGTTCGCGTTCGTCATGGACACCCGGCTGTGCGACGGGGTCTACGCCCTCGCCGACGCGGCCGACATGCTCGTCATCGAGTCCACGTTTCTCGACGAGGACGTTCAACTCGCAGTGGATCACGGGCATCTGACGGCCGGTCAGGCCGCCTCGGTGGCCCGGGAGTGCGGCGTACGGCATCTGGTGCTGACCCACTTCAGCCAGCGGTACTCCGAGCCCGCCGAGTTCGAACGGCAGGCGCGGGCCGCCGGGTTCGAGGGGGAGCTGACCGTGGCGCACGACCTGATGCGGGTTGCGCTTCCGAAACGGCGGTAG
- a CDS encoding HIT domain-containing protein: MAGEPQDDCLFCKIVAGHVPATIVRETDTTVAFRDINPQAPTHVLVIPKAHYADAATLAAAAPELAADVLRETRAVADEDKLESYRVVFNTGGGAGQTVFHAHAHVVGGRGLQWPPG, translated from the coding sequence ATGGCTGGGGAGCCGCAGGACGACTGCCTGTTCTGCAAGATCGTGGCAGGGCACGTACCGGCGACGATCGTGAGGGAGACGGACACGACGGTCGCGTTCAGGGACATCAACCCACAGGCACCGACGCACGTCCTGGTCATTCCGAAGGCGCACTACGCGGACGCCGCGACACTCGCCGCCGCCGCCCCGGAACTCGCCGCGGACGTCCTCCGCGAGACGCGGGCCGTCGCCGACGAGGACAAGCTGGAGAGCTACCGGGTCGTCTTCAACACCGGTGGCGGCGCAGGCCAGACCGTGTTCCACGCGCACGCCCACGTCGTCGGTGGTCGTGGCCTGCAGTGGCCCCCCGGATAA
- a CDS encoding S41 family peptidase gives MTQLAYFRYPHLHGDLVAFTAEDDVWVAPLDGGRAWRVSADNVPVNHPRISPDGTTVAWTSTRDGAPEVHVAPLDGGSAKRLTYWGSWRTQVRGWTPDGQVLALSTQGQASLRRSWARAVPLDGGPATTLPYGPVGDVAHGPATVLLSAPMGREAAWWKRYRGGTAGKLWIDRAAEDGKDTEGTGPAGEFVRLHAELDGNIEYPLWVGDRIAFLSDHEGVGALYSSLADGSDLRRHTPVDGFYARHAATDGTRVVYTSAGELWLLDDLDGAEPRRLDIRLGGQRVDLQPFPANASRWFGSASPDHTARGSAVSVRGSVHWITHRSGPARALAAEQGVRARLPRTFRVEGEEWVVWVTDAEGDDALEFAPATGVGPGATPRRLAAGQLGRVLGLAVAPDGSRVAVATHDGRVLLVERETGEVREVDRSEDGEVTGLVFSPDSAWLAWSHPGPRPLRQLKLANTADLSVTEATPLRFQDFSPAFTLDGKHLAFLSARAFDPVYDEHVFDLHFVSGARPHLITLAATTPSPFGPQRHGRPFEAPDKDETPDSEGAPATRIDLEGLADRIVPFPVEAARYSTLRAAKDGVLWLHHPVTGVLGHSRATPDDPDPKSSLERYDLAQRRLEYLASDADHFTVSGDGKRVLLWTDGKLKVVPSDRRASNDDESDTNITVDLSRVRRTVDPAAEWRQMFDETGRLMRDNFWRPDLGGVDWDGVLDRYRPVLDRLATHDDLVDLLWEVQGELGTSHAYVTPRGRGGSGDRRQGLLGADVSRHEDGPQGSVLWRIDRVLPSETSDPDAHSPLTAPGVAVRAGDAIVAVGGQPVDPVAGPGPLLVGTAGKAVELTVLPSGGGDLRHPVVVPISDEEPLRYHAWVADRRAYVHGRSGGRLGYLHVPDMVGSGWAQLHRDLRVEVAREGLVVDVRENRGGHTSQLVVEKLARRIVGWDLPRGMRPTSYPDDAPRGPVVAVANEFSGSDGDIVNAAIKALGIGPVVGTRTWGGVVGIDSRYRLVDGTLVTQPKYAFWLEGYGWGVENHGVDPDVEVVQAPQDHAAGRDPQLDEAIRIALAGLEETPAKVAPPLPEA, from the coding sequence GTGACTCAGCTCGCGTATTTCCGGTATCCGCACCTGCACGGCGACCTGGTCGCCTTCACCGCCGAGGACGACGTGTGGGTCGCGCCTCTGGACGGCGGCCGTGCCTGGCGGGTCAGCGCGGACAACGTGCCCGTGAACCATCCGCGGATCTCCCCGGACGGCACCACCGTCGCGTGGACCTCCACGCGGGACGGCGCGCCCGAGGTGCATGTCGCGCCCCTCGACGGCGGATCGGCCAAGCGCCTGACGTACTGGGGGAGTTGGCGCACCCAGGTGCGCGGGTGGACGCCCGACGGCCAGGTCCTGGCGCTCAGCACCCAGGGCCAGGCCAGCCTCCGCCGGAGCTGGGCGCGCGCCGTCCCGCTCGACGGCGGCCCGGCCACCACCCTCCCGTACGGGCCGGTCGGCGATGTCGCCCACGGCCCCGCCACCGTGCTGCTGTCCGCGCCGATGGGCCGCGAGGCCGCCTGGTGGAAGCGGTACCGGGGCGGCACGGCGGGCAAGCTGTGGATCGACCGCGCGGCCGAGGACGGCAAGGACACCGAGGGCACCGGGCCGGCCGGTGAATTCGTACGGCTGCACGCCGAGTTGGACGGAAACATCGAGTACCCGCTGTGGGTCGGGGACCGGATCGCGTTCCTGTCCGACCACGAGGGCGTCGGAGCGCTGTACTCCTCCCTCGCCGACGGATCGGACCTGCGGCGGCACACACCGGTCGACGGTTTCTACGCCCGCCACGCGGCCACCGACGGCACCCGGGTCGTGTACACGTCCGCCGGTGAGCTGTGGCTGCTGGACGACCTGGACGGGGCCGAGCCGCGCAGGCTGGACATTCGGCTCGGTGGACAGCGCGTCGACCTCCAGCCGTTCCCGGCGAACGCCTCCCGCTGGTTCGGCTCCGCCTCGCCCGACCACACGGCCCGGGGCAGCGCCGTTTCCGTACGCGGCTCCGTCCACTGGATCACCCACCGTTCCGGCCCCGCCCGCGCGCTCGCCGCCGAGCAGGGCGTACGGGCCCGACTGCCGCGCACCTTCCGGGTGGAGGGCGAGGAGTGGGTGGTGTGGGTGACGGACGCGGAGGGCGACGACGCGCTGGAGTTCGCCCCGGCGACCGGCGTCGGCCCCGGCGCCACCCCGCGCCGGCTCGCCGCAGGGCAGCTGGGCCGCGTCCTCGGGCTCGCCGTCGCGCCCGACGGCAGCCGGGTCGCCGTCGCCACGCACGACGGCCGGGTCCTGCTCGTCGAACGGGAGACCGGAGAGGTCCGCGAGGTCGACCGCAGCGAGGACGGCGAGGTGACCGGCCTGGTCTTCTCGCCCGACTCGGCCTGGCTCGCCTGGTCGCATCCCGGCCCGCGCCCGCTGCGCCAGCTGAAGCTCGCCAACACGGCCGACCTTTCCGTCACCGAGGCGACCCCGCTCCGCTTCCAGGACTTCTCACCGGCGTTCACGCTCGACGGCAAGCACCTCGCCTTCCTCTCCGCCCGCGCCTTCGACCCCGTCTACGACGAACACGTCTTCGACCTCCACTTCGTCAGCGGGGCCCGCCCGCACCTCATCACGCTCGCCGCGACCACCCCGTCCCCTTTCGGGCCGCAGCGCCACGGCAGGCCGTTCGAGGCGCCCGACAAGGACGAGACCCCGGACAGCGAGGGCGCCCCCGCGACCCGGATCGACCTCGAAGGGCTCGCCGACCGGATCGTCCCCTTCCCGGTCGAGGCCGCCCGCTACTCGACGCTCCGCGCCGCCAAGGACGGCGTCCTGTGGCTGCACCACCCCGTCACCGGCGTCCTCGGCCACTCCCGGGCCACGCCCGACGACCCCGACCCGAAGTCCTCCCTGGAGCGCTACGACCTCGCGCAGCGGCGCCTCGAATACCTCGCTTCCGACGCCGACCACTTCACCGTCAGCGGCGACGGCAAGCGGGTCCTGCTGTGGACCGACGGCAAGCTCAAGGTCGTCCCCAGCGACCGGCGTGCCTCGAACGACGACGAGAGCGACACGAACATCACGGTCGACCTCTCGCGCGTACGCCGGACCGTCGACCCGGCCGCCGAGTGGCGGCAGATGTTCGACGAGACCGGCCGTCTCATGCGGGACAACTTCTGGCGCCCGGACCTGGGCGGGGTGGACTGGGACGGCGTCCTGGACCGGTACCGTCCGGTCCTCGACCGACTGGCCACGCACGACGACCTGGTCGACCTGCTGTGGGAGGTGCAGGGCGAGTTGGGTACCTCGCACGCCTACGTCACCCCGCGAGGCCGGGGCGGTTCCGGCGACCGGCGGCAGGGGCTGCTCGGGGCGGACGTCTCCCGGCACGAGGACGGCCCGCAGGGGTCCGTGCTGTGGCGCATCGACCGGGTGCTGCCGTCGGAGACCTCCGACCCCGACGCGCACTCGCCGCTCACCGCGCCGGGTGTGGCCGTGCGGGCCGGGGACGCGATCGTCGCCGTGGGCGGGCAGCCGGTCGACCCGGTGGCCGGGCCCGGACCGCTGCTCGTCGGCACGGCGGGCAAGGCGGTCGAGCTGACCGTCCTGCCGTCCGGTGGCGGGGATCTCCGGCATCCCGTCGTGGTGCCCATCTCCGACGAGGAGCCGTTGCGGTACCACGCGTGGGTGGCGGACCGGCGGGCCTACGTCCACGGGAGGTCCGGTGGCCGGCTCGGGTATCTGCACGTGCCCGACATGGTCGGTTCCGGCTGGGCCCAGCTCCACCGCGACCTGCGCGTCGAGGTGGCCCGGGAGGGGCTCGTCGTGGACGTCCGGGAGAACCGGGGCGGGCACACGTCTCAGCTCGTCGTGGAGAAGCTCGCGCGGCGGATCGTCGGATGGGACCTGCCGCGCGGGATGCGGCCGACCAGCTATCCCGACGACGCGCCCCGGGGGCCCGTCGTCGCCGTCGCCAACGAGTTCTCCGGGTCCGACGGGGACATCGTCAACGCGGCGATCAAGGCTCTGGGGATCGGGCCGGTGGTCGGTACGCGGACGTGGGGCGGTGTCGTCGGGATCGACAGCCGGTATCGGCTGGTGGACGGGACGCTCGTGACGCAGCCGAAGTACGCCTTCTGGCTGGAGGGGTACGGGTGGGGGGTCGAGAACCACGGGGTCGATCCGGACGTGGAGGTCGTGCAGGCGCCGCAGGATCACGCGGCGGGGCGGGATCCGCAGTTGGACGAGGCGATCCGGATCGCGTTGGCGGGCCTTGAGGAGACTCCGGCGAAGGTGGCACCGCCGCTGCCCGAGGCGTAG
- a CDS encoding VOC family protein — MELAQVRLLVSDFAACYRFYADVLGLKPQSGAAEGPYEKFSPAVGSAGIALQDRAMMAQVLGELADAANGHRSLVVLRVDDLDTYCEQITARGARLLHGPAPMTDRMRVAHLKDPEGNLVELQEWLLLRG, encoded by the coding sequence GTGGAACTCGCACAAGTAAGGCTGCTCGTCTCCGACTTCGCCGCTTGTTACCGCTTCTACGCCGATGTCCTCGGGCTGAAGCCGCAGTCCGGGGCGGCCGAGGGGCCGTACGAGAAGTTCAGTCCGGCGGTCGGGTCCGCGGGCATCGCCCTGCAGGACCGGGCGATGATGGCGCAGGTGCTCGGGGAGCTGGCCGACGCGGCGAACGGGCACCGGTCGCTGGTCGTCCTGCGGGTCGACGACCTCGACACGTACTGCGAGCAGATCACCGCGCGCGGCGCGCGGCTCCTCCACGGGCCCGCACCCATGACCGACCGGATGCGCGTGGCCCATCTCAAGGACCCCGAGGGGAACTTGGTGGAGCTGCAGGAATGGCTGCTGCTGCGCGGCTGA
- a CDS encoding 16S rRNA (uracil(1498)-N(3))-methyltransferase, with the protein MTAPVFVVERFDGRGSEIVLDGPEGRHAVSVKRLRPGEDVILTDGRGRWLEGSVKAAEGKDRLVVMDVGSILEEPPAQPRVTVVQALPKGDRGEVAVETMTEVGIDAIVPWAASRCITQWKGERGLKALAKWRSTAREAGKQSRRVRFPEIADAATSKQVAALLAKADFAAVLHESGDGTLATAELPTAGEIVLVVGPEGGVSPEELALFGEAGAGAYRLGPSVLRTSTAGTAAGALLLGRTGRWS; encoded by the coding sequence ATGACCGCGCCGGTGTTCGTGGTGGAGCGGTTCGACGGCCGGGGATCGGAGATCGTGCTCGACGGCCCCGAAGGGCGGCACGCCGTCTCGGTGAAGCGGCTGCGGCCCGGCGAGGACGTGATCCTCACCGACGGGCGGGGCCGGTGGCTGGAGGGCTCGGTGAAGGCCGCCGAGGGCAAGGACCGGCTGGTCGTCATGGACGTGGGGTCCATCCTTGAGGAGCCCCCGGCGCAGCCCCGTGTCACCGTCGTCCAGGCGCTGCCCAAGGGCGACCGGGGCGAAGTGGCCGTGGAGACCATGACCGAGGTCGGCATCGACGCGATCGTGCCCTGGGCCGCCTCCCGCTGCATCACCCAGTGGAAGGGCGAGCGGGGACTGAAGGCCCTCGCCAAGTGGCGGTCCACCGCGCGGGAGGCGGGCAAGCAGTCCCGCCGGGTGCGGTTCCCCGAGATCGCGGACGCGGCCACGAGCAAGCAGGTCGCGGCGCTGCTGGCGAAGGCCGACTTCGCCGCCGTACTGCACGAGAGCGGCGACGGGACACTGGCCACGGCCGAGCTGCCGACGGCCGGGGAGATCGTGCTCGTCGTGGGGCCCGAGGGGGGCGTGTCGCCCGAGGAGCTGGCGCTCTTCGGCGAGGCGGGCGCGGGGGCGTATCGACTCGGACCCAGTGTGCTGCGCACATCGACCGCCGGTACGGCGGCCGGGGCGCTGCTGCTGGGCAGAACCGGACGCTGGTCCTGA
- a CDS encoding nitronate monooxygenase, whose amino-acid sequence MSSALTDLVPLPIVQAPMAGGVSVPRLAAAVSEAGGLGFLAAGYKTADGMYQEIKALRALTSRPFGVNLFMPQPEYAEPAAVEVYAEQLAGEATWYDAELGDPDSGRDDGYEAKLAVLLDNPVPVVSFHFGCPTPEIIESFARKGTLTLVTATSAEEAQAVERSGAHAVIVQGVEAGGHQGTHRDDPERDCAGIGLLSLVAQVREAVALPMVAAGGIMRGGQIAALLTAGATAAQLGTAFLATTESGAHAVHKQALTDPLFVRTELTRAFSGRPARGLVNRFMREHGPYAPVAYPEVHHLTSPLRKAAAKAGDAQGMALWAGQGHRMARDLPAGELVEVLAAEIAAAQAEQASAQVGGQGGRTGSEGR is encoded by the coding sequence ATGTCCTCCGCACTGACCGATCTCGTCCCGCTGCCGATCGTGCAGGCCCCGATGGCGGGCGGTGTGTCCGTGCCGCGGCTGGCCGCCGCCGTGTCCGAGGCGGGCGGGCTGGGGTTCCTCGCCGCCGGGTACAAGACGGCCGACGGGATGTACCAGGAGATCAAGGCGCTCAGGGCGCTCACCTCGCGCCCCTTCGGCGTGAACCTCTTCATGCCGCAGCCGGAGTATGCCGAGCCGGCCGCCGTCGAGGTGTACGCGGAGCAGCTGGCCGGTGAGGCCACCTGGTACGACGCCGAGCTGGGCGACCCCGACAGCGGGCGCGACGACGGCTACGAGGCCAAGCTCGCGGTGCTGCTGGACAACCCCGTGCCGGTGGTGTCGTTCCACTTCGGCTGCCCGACCCCCGAGATCATCGAGTCCTTCGCCCGCAAGGGCACGCTCACCCTGGTCACCGCGACCTCGGCGGAGGAGGCACAGGCCGTGGAACGGTCCGGGGCCCACGCCGTGATCGTGCAGGGCGTCGAGGCGGGCGGTCACCAGGGCACACACCGGGACGACCCCGAGCGGGACTGCGCAGGCATCGGCCTGCTCTCCCTGGTCGCCCAGGTCCGCGAGGCCGTGGCGCTGCCGATGGTCGCGGCCGGCGGCATCATGCGCGGCGGCCAGATCGCCGCCCTCCTCACGGCGGGCGCGACCGCGGCCCAGCTCGGCACGGCGTTCCTCGCCACCACCGAGTCCGGCGCGCACGCCGTGCACAAGCAGGCGCTGACCGATCCCCTCTTCGTCCGCACGGAGCTGACCCGCGCCTTCTCCGGGCGCCCGGCGCGCGGTCTGGTCAACCGGTTCATGCGCGAGCACGGCCCGTACGCGCCCGTCGCCTACCCCGAGGTCCACCACCTCACCTCGCCGCTGCGCAAGGCCGCCGCCAAGGCCGGGGACGCGCAGGGCATGGCGCTGTGGGCCGGGCAGGGGCACCGGATGGCCCGGGACCTGCCGGCCGGGGAACTGGTCGAGGTGCTGGCCGCCGAGATCGCCGCCGCGCAGGCCGAGCAGGCCTCCGCGCAGGTCGGCGGGCAGGGCGGCCGGACCGGGAGCGAGGGCCGATGA